The Clostridia bacterium genome contains the following window.
GGCAGGAATTTCAACATCGCAAGCCGGCACCCCAGGAGATAGCCGCATGGTGGAAGCGGTGGCCCAAGGCCAATGTAGCCATTGTGACCGGCGCTATTTCCGGCATAATAGTCCTAGATGTTGATGGTGCGGAGG
Protein-coding sequences here:
- a CDS encoding bifunctional DNA primase/polymerase codes for the protein MKISSEASVPQVAFEYQRQGFAVIPVSRDKKPLIPWQEFQHRKPAPQEIAAWWKRWPKANVAIVTGAISGIIVLDVDGAE